A genomic stretch from Vanrija pseudolonga chromosome 6, complete sequence includes:
- the SPCC417.10_12 gene encoding putative transporter → MRLSDQYQYNQSNSSGMVDYEKAPDTRVEVADTDHITEKESRRVCRKVDWNVLPVFCAVFALQFLDKTALTYTTAMTFFADTGMNQDQYGWMASIFSLGYLVGQYPTCILLQRLPLSKFTAFSFIMWGLCVCLHVVCGRSFAGYMVVRFFLGIFESTLSPALMLFTQQYYKANEQGTRTGIWASFATWAGFLGAGVAYGLAKTESGGKKTTLALPAWKCFFLFLGCSTIFVGFVFGIFIPDTPDQARFFTERDKVVSRIRTRDNKQELFAKQWKWYQVWDALTDPQIWAASIIAFLAAIPTSGITTFYGIMVIGMGFLPLDAILLSMVNCWVSFFTIFILYFGDRFRKRALFAIIPTAVSITGACMVWRLPPTIAEKVPRLAGFYLTLSFAVAAIAAMSLITTNVAGRTKTTTAQAMFLVCTCLGGFVGPKTWKLKDGPRYTPAWILIIACNATNIVLLFSLDQYYRWQNRRRDRAGGAVPEGKTDLTDRENPSYRYVY, encoded by the exons ATGCGTTTGAGCGACCAGTATCAATACAACCAGAGTAACAGCAGCGGAATGGTCGACTACGAGAAGGCCCCCGATACGAGGGTCGAAGTCGCCGACACCGACCACATCACGGAGAAGGAGTCGAGGCGAGTGTGCCGCAAGGTCGACTGGAATGTCCTCCCAGTCTTCTGCGCCGTGTTTGCTTTGCAATTC CTCGACAAGACGGCCTTGACCTACACCACCGCCATGACCTTCTTCGCCGACACTGGCATGAACCAGGACCAATACGGCTGGATGGCCAGTATCTTTT CCCTCGGCTACCTTGTCGGCCAGTACCCTACCTGCATCCTGCTGCAGCGTCTGCCTCTGTCCAAGTTCACGGCCTTCTCCTTTATCATGTGGGGTCTCTGTGTCTGCTTGCACGTCGTCTGCGGCCGCAGCTTTGCCGGATACATGGTCGTGCGCTTCTTCCTAGGCATTTTCGAGTCGACTCTCTCACCCGCCCTCATGCTCTTCACCCAGCAGTACTACAAGGCCAACGAGCAGGGCACCCGTACCGGTATCTGGGCCTCGTTCGCCACCTGGgccggcttcctcggcgctggcgtcgcaTACGGCCTTGCCAAGACCGAGTCGGGTGGTAAGAAGACGACTCTGGCCCTCCCCGCTTGGAAGTgcttcttcctcttcctcggctgCTCGACCATCTTTGTGGGCTTCGTCTTTGGTATCTTCATCCCCGACACCCCAGACCAGGCCCGCTTCTTCACTGAGCGCGACAAGGTGGTTTCCAGGATTCGCACTCGCGACAACAAGCAGGAGCTCTTCGCCAAGCAGTGGAAGTGGTACCAGGTTTGGGACGCTCTCACCGACCCCCAGATCTGGGCCGCTTCCATCATTGCCTTCCTTGCCGCCATCCCTACCAGCGGTATCACGACTTTCTACGGTATCATGGTCATCGGCATGGGCTTCCTTCCCCTTGACGCCATCCTCCTCTCCATGGTCAACTGCTGGGTCTCGTTCTTCACAATCTTCATCCTCTACTTCGGCGACAGGTTCCGCAAGCGCGCCCTCTTTGCCATCATCCCGACCGCTGTCAGCATCACCGGCGCCTGCATGGTCTGGCGACTCCCCCCCACAATCGCCGAGAAGGTTCCTCGTCTGGCTGGCTTCTACCTTACCCTCTCAttcgccgtcgccgccatcgccgccatgTCCCTCATCACCACCAACGTCGCTGGCCGTACCAAGACCACGACTGCCCAGGCCATGTTCCTCGTCTGCACCTGTCTTGGTGGCTTTGTGGGACCCAAGACCTGGAAGCTCAAGGACGGACCTCGCTACACGCCCGCCTGGATCCTCATCATTGCCTGCAACGCCACCAACATTGTCCTCCTCTTCAGCTTGGACCAGTACTACCGCTGGCAGAACAGGAGGCGTGaccgcgcgggcggcgccgttcCCGAGGGCAAGACGGACCTCACTGACCGTGAGAACCCGTCCTACCGCTACGTCTACTAG
- the dfrA gene encoding Putative dihydroflavonol 4-reductase, which yields MSTKLKIAITGCTGIIGTHVVRYALEQGHDVVAIDRAPRDKGLAAIGITDEGFKYVEADATDYDAFKAAAEGCTALIHLAAVYTLRAPDGTILREVPQHVIHNTNTAMSWNALSVAQALGIKRVAMASSVNAVGMIFSNLPQFDYIPLDEKHPLYPEDAYSVCKRESEIQCEAFARRYPGMRIASLRFHWVIPDSLAYDPVALDEKKGTERDLWGWVSTSQTARACLLSLTAPESTFPPGHEAFFIVAPTAVQRRLSSELLEEHYPEIKDIRRTFTGNEGFYDVSKAEKMLGWKEKAFLWTPGSA from the exons ATGTCCACAAAGCTCAAGATCGCCATCACCGGCTGCACCGGCATCATCGGGACCCATGTGGTGCGGTATGCCCTCGAGCAGGGACACGACGTGGTCGCCAtcgaccgcgcgccgcgcgacaaGGGGCTCGCAGCGATCGGGATCACGGACGAGGGCTTCAAGTACGTCGAGGCTGACGCGACCGACTATGACGCgttcaaggccgccgcggaggGGTGCACTGCTCTGATCCACCTTGCTGCTGTT tACACGCTTCGTGCACCCGACGGCACCATCCTCCGCGAGGTGCCCCAGCACGTCATCCACAACACCAACACGGCCATGTCGTGGAACGCGCTCAGTGTCGCGCAAGCCCTGGGCATCAAGCGCGTCGCGATGGCGTCCAGTGTCAATGCCGTCGGCATGA TCTTCTCCAACCTCCCGCAGTTCGACTACAtcccgctcgacgagaagcACCCGCTGTACCCCGAGGACGCGTACAGCGTGTGCAAGCG CGAGAGCGAGATCCAGTGCGAGGCTTTTGCCCGCCGCTACCCCGGCATGCGGATCGCGAGCCTGCGCTTCCACTGGGTGAtccccgactcgctcgcgtaCGACCCCGTCGCactcgacgagaagaagggaACTGAACGCGACCTGTGGGGCTGGGTGTCGACCAGCcagacggcgcgcgcgtgtctCCTGTCGCTCACTGCGCCCGAGAGCACCTTCCCGCCTGGCCACGAGGCCTTCTTCATCGTCGCCCCCACGGCCGTGCAACGCCGCCTCAGCTCTGAACTGCTGGAGGAACACTACCCCGAGATCAAGGACATTCGGAGGACGTTTACCGGCAACGAGGGGTTCTACGATGTTAGTAAGGCGGAGAAGATGCTGGGTTGGAAGGAGAAGGCCTTCTTGTGGACGCCGGGGTCGGCATAG
- the SPBC2A9.11c gene encoding THP3c: protein MSSNWPPHLKAWVQESLAKATSTNKDAVNAELKQLLFQAHKQGTVQTTDWSKVELQTLKAQANRTHVTVPPPPSHQPPPPPPGYSSYGSMSYGAAATSTSPTKEKGNKKNKKRKNGENAPAFPSAYVFESAEEAEAKARRAARFNTGSESHKPSPTPSNASGLSAWFNPDEDTNGSGGLQSRIFGAGRKKLKGKAGLGYSDATVVMEVDPNVIDWDHHTIKGTSTKLEKSYLRLTSEPSPADIRPLPVLQQTLQLLKQKWKQNHDYTYANSQFKSVRQDLTVQRIKNEFTVEVYEIHARIALEAKDLGEYNQCQSMLRQLYELGIKGHPEEFLSYRILYLLHTRNRSDMASLLGQITDKEKADPGVHHALQVHAALATSNYVKFFRLFLDAPNMGAYIMDHFVERERAQALAVMSKAYLTLPLPYLTTTLAFDSDEDTDAFLTSHHAAIYTNVPDPSAPQKRDPANPWKPVAKPKPVPLADRIWSCKQAHPAVAKAIEKYRVVDLKGQVD, encoded by the exons ATGTCGTCAAACTGGCCGCCCCACTTAAA AGCATGGGTTCAGGAGAGCCTGGCAAAAGCGACTTCTACTAACAAGGACGCGGTCAACGCTGAATTGAAACAA CTCTTGTTCCAAGCCCACAAGCAAGGCACTGTTCAGACGACAGACTGGTCAAAAGTCGAGTTGCAGAC ATTGAAGGCTCAGGCCAACAGAACGCACGTCACGGTCCCGCCTCCACCCTCCCACCAgccgcctcccccacctcccgGCTACTCGAGCTACGGCAGCATGTCGTACGGCGCGGCAGCTACCTCGACTAGCCCGACAAAGGAGAAGGGTAAcaagaagaacaagaagaggaagaa CGGCGAGAACGCCCCCGCCTTCCCCAGCGCCTACGTCTTCGAgtctgccgaggaggccgaggcaaaGGCAAGACGCGCCGCGAGATTCAACACTGGGTCCGAGAGCCACAAGCCTTCACCGACACCGTCCAACGCCAGTGGCCTGTCCGCCTGGTTcaaccccgacgaggacacgaACGGTAGCGGTGGATTGCAGAGCAGAATATTCGGCGCTGGCCGGAAGaagctcaagggcaaggctggGCTTGGCTACTCGGACGCGACTGTCGTGATGGAGGTTGATCCT AACGTCATTGACTGGGACCACCACACCATCAAGGGAACCTCGACAAAGCTCGAGAAGTCGTACCTCCGCCTGACATCCGAGCCTTCACCAGCTGATATCCGACCGCTCCCAGTGCTGCAGCAGACATTGCAGCTCCTCAAACAAAAGTGGAAGCAGAACCATGACTACACCTACGCCAACAGCCAGTTCAAGAGTGTGCGCCAAGATTTGACTGTCCAACGCATCAAGAATGAGTTTACGGTGGAAGTGTACGAGATTCACGCGCGCATTGCGCTGGAAGCG AAAGACCTTGGCGAGTATAATCAGTGTCAGTCCATGTTGCGCCAGCTGTACGAGCTGGGCATCAAGGGCCACCCAGAAGAATTCCTCTCATATCGCATTCTATACCTCTTGCACACCCGCAACCGAAGTG ACATGGCGTCGCTCCTCGGTCAAATCACAGAtaaggagaaggccgaccCAGGGGTACACCACGCGCTTCAAGTTcacgcggcgctggcgacgtcCAACTATGTCAAGTTCTTCCGGCTATTCCTGGATGCTCCGAACATGGGCGCTTACATCATGGACCACTTTGTGGAGCGCGAGAGAGCACAGGCATTGGCAGTCATGTCCAAAGC TTACCTCACTCTCCCGCTCCCCTATCTGACTACGACATTGGCATTCGACAGCGACGAAGATACCGACGCGTTTTTGACATCTCACCATGCCGCCATCTACACGAATGTTCCCGACCCTTCTGCACCTCAGAAGCGCGACCCAGCCAACCCATGGAAGCCAGtcgccaagcccaagcctgTGCCACTGGCGGACCGCATCTGGTCGTGCAAGCAGGCACACCCAGCAGTTGCCAAGGCGATTGAAAAGTACCGGGTGGTGGACCTCAAGGGCCAGGTCGACTAG
- the YIL166C_4 gene encoding putative transporter — protein MTSTGPAHRPSPPPASIELRELGGPPPTEAPPSPPVAPEDMSVSKGRSIAVCLSAFSLAFTTCGTAFSFGVYQELYQSMSLQPGTPFTGSTPAWIDLIGTLSVSLMTLGAPFTTAWTRRFSARAVITAGGLLLLVASLLASFSQHLWQFIICQGLLIGFGTSLAYIPAVTVAPTFFSKHRGVALGLILSGTGVGGLVWAPALNILNEKVGFRWGLRVSGITCCLMTLVGGYVLDWDPVTKAKLAAEAEARRARAPPQSSYAVLEFAKSLWNVPLVDWRIARSPPFLAQMAANFLHAAAYYTPIFFFSAYARTLGYNSKQGAEFIAINNVASSVGRIIFGLLADKFGRTNVLLLVCAASAMSAMAFWLPSTLVDEAAAKGLFVSFSILNGAFMASFVSLFPATLVEMFGPHNFASINGFVYMIPELVDTSGYASPKVREPGHDNDDVSFKDEESDGKTSEERLRERQATDSDAVSLTQYYEPPDSYESKHRWDPKATWTKEEEKKLVRKLDLRVALVACICFAALQLDRGNLTNAVSDNLLKDIGLTTQHYNVGNTIFYATFLVSELPSQIISKKLGSDVWIPIQMMSWSAVAMAQCGLNGKTSFYVTRALLGLLEGGFIADTILYLSYYYTHAELTIRLSYFWVSLTVTGIVGSFLAAGILEMRHHTHWPGWRWLFLLEGLLTFLIGLWAALYLPPGPCQTGKTILSRITKTKWFTDREEVVLVNRVLRDDPTKSSMHNRQGLNLEDLGRSLTDYDMWPLYIIGLFTFVAPGTVGAYFTLTLKSLGYSTFQTNLLTIPSQVLYLINNLGLAYLSRLLNERLLTASISLWWLLILFIALVELSDGTNRWVRWAVISLVQAYPYNHPILVSMNSMNAGSVRTRTVASAVYNMSVQASHFISANIYQPHDAPFYHHGNKVLLGFIVADIVIIWLAKGWYIWRNKSRDKVWNAWTEEEKAHYLATTKDQGNKRLDFRFLH, from the exons ATGACGAGTACAGGACCAGCTCACCGCCCttcgcctcctcctgcctccatcgagctccgcgagctcggcgggccgccgccaactGAGGCACCGCCGTCCCCACCCGTCGCCCCAGAGGACATGTCCGTCTCAAAGGG TCGCTCTATCGCCGTCTGCCTCTCCGCCTTCTCGCTCGCGTTCACCACCTGCGGAACCGCGTTTTCGTTTGGCGTCTACCAGGAGCTCTACCAGTCCATGTCATTGCAGCCTGGCACCCCGTTCACAGGGTCAACACCTGCATGGATCGACTTGATCGGCACACTGTCCGTATCGCTCATGACGCTCGGCGCACCGTTCACAACTGCGTGGACGAGGCGCTTttcggcgcgcgccgtcatcACCGCCGGCGGACTGCTGCTCCTGGTAGCGTCCCTACtcgcctccttctcccaGCACCTGTGGCAGTTTATCATTTGCCAGGGTCTCCTCATCGGCTTTGGAACCTCCCTCGCCTACATCCCAGCAGTcaccgtcgcgccgaccttcttctccaagcaccgcggcgtcgccctcggcctcatccTCAGCGGCACGGGAGTCGGCGGGCTTGtctgggcgccggcgctcaaCATCCTGAACGAGAAGGTCGGGTTCCGCTGGGGACTGCGCGTCTCGGGGATCACCTGTTGTCTCATGACCCTGGTTGGCGGGTATGTGCTCGACTGGGACCCTGTCACCAAGGCCAAACTCGCAGCGGAAGCCGAGGCAAGACGTGCGAGAGCTCCTCCCCAGAGCAGTTACGCCGTCCTGGAGTTCGCAAAGTCGCTCTGGAATGTGCCCCTGGTAGACTGGCGTATCGCGCGCAGCCCGCCCTTCCTCGCTCAAATGGCTGCAAACTTCCTCCACGCAGCGGCGTACTACACGCccatcttcttcttctctGCCTACGCCCGCACCCTTGGCTACAATTCGAAGCAGGGTGCCGAGTTTATCGCCATCAACAATGTCGCGAGCAGCGTTGGCAGGATCATCTTTGGGCTCCTTGCGGACAAGTTTGGTCGTACGAACGTGCTCCTGTTGGTCTGCGCAGCGTCGGCCATGTCGGCCATGGCCTTCTGGCTCCCGTCAACGCtggtggacgaggcggccgccaaggGACTGTTCGTGTCGTTCTCCATCCTCAACGGAGCCTTCATGGCCTCGTTCGTGTCGCTCTTCCCTGCTACACTTGTGGAGATGTTTGGCCCGCACAACTTTGCGTCTATCAATGGCTTCGTGTACATG ATCccggagctcgtcgacaccagCGGCTACGCCTCTCCCAAGGTACGCGAGCCTGgccacgacaacgacgacgttTCATTCAAGGATGAGGAGAGCGATGGCAAGACAAGCGAGGAGCGTCTTCGAGAACGTCAGGcgaccgacagcgacgcTGTCAGCCTTACACA GTACTATGAGCCACCGGATTCGTACGAGTCCAAGCATCGCTGGGATCCAAAGGCTACATggaccaaggaggaggagaagaagctcgTTCGCAAACTCGACCTCCGCGTTGCCCTGGTGGCATGCATATGCTTCGCGGCGCTTCAGCTTGATCGCGGTAACCTGACCAATGCCGTCAGCGACAACCTTCTCAAGGACATTGGCCTTACGACCCAGCACTACAACGTCGGGAACACCATCTTT TACGCTACCTTCTTGGTCTCTGAGCTTCCGTCCCAAATCA TATCCAAGAAGCTCGGCTCAGATGTTTGGATCCCTATCCAGATGATGTCGTGGTCGGCTGTCGCCATGGCTCAGTGCGGCCTGAACGGCAAGACGAGTTTCTAcgtcacgcgcgcgctcctcggcctcctggAGGG CGGCTTCATCGCCGACACCATCCTCTACCTATCATACTACTACACCCACGCGGAACTCACCATTCGGCTGTCCTACTTCTGGGTCTCACTCACTGTCACCGGCATCGTCGGCTCCTTCCTCGCGGCCGGTATCCTTGAAATGCGACACCACACTCACTGGCCTGGGTGGCGATGGCTGTTCCTCCTGGAGGGCCTCCTCACCTTCCTCATCGGCCTCTGGGCCGCACTATACCTCCCACCAGGCCCTTGTCAGACCGGCAAGACCATCCTCTCGCGCATCACCAAGACCAAATGGTTTACGGATCGCGAGGAGGTAGTTCTAGTCAACCGCGTGCTCCGTGACGACCCTACGAAGAGTAGCATGCACAATCGACAGGGTTTGAACTTGGAGGACCTCGGCCGCTCCCTGACCGACTACGACATGTGGCCTCTCTACATCATCGGCCTCTTTACGTTTGTCGCTCCCGGCACAGTCGGAGCGTACTTTACTCTCACACTCAAGTCGCT CGGTTACTCCACATTCCAGACCAATCTCCTTACGATCCCGTCGCAGGTGCTTTACCTGATCAACAACCTTGGGCTGGCCTACCTCTCCAGGCTGCTGAATGAGCGACTCCTTACAGCCTCCATATCCTTGTGGTGGCTGCTAATACTGTTCATCGCTCTTGTGGAGCTGTCAGATGGCACCAATCGCTGGGTGCGCTGGGCCGTCATCTCCCTCGTCCAGGCGTACCCATACAACCACCCGATTTTGGTGTCCATGAACAGT ATGAACGCGGGCTCTGTGCGGACACGCACCGTGGCATCAGCGGTCTACAACATGTCGGTCCAGGCCAGCCACTTCATCTCGGCCAACATCTACCAGCCACACGACGCACCGTTTTACCACCATGGCAACAAGGTCCTTCTGGGCTTCATCGTCGCCGATATTGTGATCATCTGGCTGGCAAAGGGGTGGTATATCTGGCGCAACAAGTCGCGGGACAAGGTTTGGAACGCATGgacggaggaggagaaggcgcaCTATCTTGCTACGACCAAGGACCAGGGTAACAAGCGTCTCGACTTTCGCTTCCTCCACTAG
- the aglC_1 gene encoding putative alpha-galactosidase C encodes MTQVANGHGANGHAAASAAKPRRVEAIRVEPPTTPAPVDGEEQRPTGPTFHLNPANASYIIRVTADGDLDHVHWGARTRNAHTSPDGGRDSWGPVRTRREFPDAGHGDFRQPAYRISHAGTAITDLRYKGYDIVSGKPPLSGLPATFGADDAVSTLEIHLEDELAGIKATLSYGVFHHLPVVTRSVRLTAGAEGAVVDELASLSIDFPVGDYEMLYTYGQWARENQVVRRKVDHGIQGFQSLAGYTSAAHNPFFALVNPTTTESLGQAWGFSLVYTGSFAAQVEVAAKGYARASLGLNPAHLSWALGPGESFTSPEVVCVYSGSGVGGMSRAFHNLYRQHLSRSDWTHRTRPTLINNWEATYFDLSQDVLLPIAERAAGLGIKMFVMDDGWFGVKHPRVNDHQGLGDWTPNPLRFPDGLDTFANRVTDLKVKPLPGDNDTAVAGATHMQFGIWVEPEMVNPKSELYENHPDWVLHSGKYPHTTARNQLVLNVGLPEVQDYIVDVVSKLLSSSNISYVKWDNNRGMHELQHPSDSHRYILGLYSVLDRLTTAFPDVLWEGCASGGARFDPGLLYYWPQHWVSDNTDARDRVSIQLGLSLVYPPSTFGCHVSAVPNHITDRKTPLEFRAHVAMLGGSFGLELDATKLSDDDAKQLPAILALSEKVNPYIIHGDMYRLSPWESTSPAVLYVLPSGDAVLFAFQLKDAHFPDQPEPIRLQGLDKDAEYEFDGEVYGGDELSTAGWNWWKEGDYQSRVVFVNKVK; translated from the exons ATGACCCAAGTCGCcaacggccacggcgccaacgggcacgccgccgcctcggcagccaagccgcgccgcgtcgaggccatTCGCGTGGagccgcccaccaccccagctcccgtggatggcgaggagcagcgccCGACCGGGCCGACGTTCCACCTCAACCCAGCGAACGCGTCGTACATTATCCGCGTgaccgccgacggcgacctcgaccacgtccactggggcgcgcgcacgcgcaacGCCCACACCTCACCCGACGGCGGTCGCGACTCGTGGGGCCCGGtccgcacgcgccgcgagTTCCCCGACGCCGGGCATGGCGACTTCCGCCAGCCGGCATACCGCATCTCgcacgccggcaccgccatcACCGACCTCCGCTACAAGGGCTACGACATTGTGTCGGGCAAGCCGCCCCTCTCGGGCCTCCCGGCGACgtttggcgccgacgacgccgtgtcgaccCTCGAGATccacctcgaggacgagctggccggcATCAAGGCAACGCTCAGCTACGGCGTGTTCCACCACCTGCCTGTTGTGACCCGCAGCGTGCGGCTCACGGCCGGCGCTGAgggcgcggtcgtcgacgagctcgcaaGCCTCAGCATCGACTTCCCCGTTGGCGACTACGAGATGCTGTACACGTACGGCCAGTGGGCACGCGAGAACCAGGTCGTGCGCCGCAAGGTCGACCACGGCATCCAGGG GTTCCAGTCGCTCGCGGGCTACACGTCGGCCGCGCACAACCCGTTCTTCGCACTCGTCAACCCCACCACGACCGAGTCGCTTGGCCAGGCATGGGGCTTCAGCCTCGTGTACACGGGCTCGTTTGCTGCCCAGGTCGAGGTAGCCGCAAAGGGCTACGCGCGCGCCTCCCTCGGACTCAACCCGGCCCACCTGTCGTGGGCGCTTGGCCCCGGCGAGAGCTTTACATCCCCCGAGGTGGTGTGCGTCTACTCGGGctccggcgtcggcggcatgtCGCGCGCCTTCCACAACCTGTACCGCCAGCACCTGAGCCGCTCGGACTGGACGCACCGCACCCGCCCTACGCTCATCAACAACTGGGAGGCCACGTACTTTGACCTGAGCCAGGACGTGCTGCTCCCCATTgctgagcgcgccgccggcctcggtaTCAAGATGTTCGTCATGGACGACGGATGGTTCGGCGTCAAGCACCCCCGCGTCAACGACCACCagggcctcggcgactgGACACCCAACCCGCTCCGCTTCcccgacggcctcgacacgTTTGCCAACCGCGTCACCGACCTCAAGGTCAAGCCGCTTCccggcgacaacgacactGCCGTCGCCGGAGCCACGCACATGCAGTTCGGCATCTGGGTCGAGCCCGAGATGGTCAACCCCAAGTCGGAGCTGTACGAGAACCACCCAGACTGGGTGCTCCACTCGGGCAAGTACCCTCACACGACTGCGCGCAACCAGCTCGTCCTCAACGTTGGCCTGCCCGAGGTCCAGGATTACATTGTCGACGTTGTCTCCAAGCTCCTCAGCTCGAGCAACATCTCGTATGTCAAGTGGGACAACAACCGCGGCATGCACGAGCTCCAGCACCCGTCCGACTCGCACAGGTACATTCTCGGCCTCTACTCTGTGCTCGACCGCCTCACGACCGCGTTCCCCGACGTCCTGTGGGAGGGCTGTGCCTCTGGTGGTGCCCGCTTCGACCCCGGTCTGCTCTACTACTGGCCCCAGCACTGGGTGTCGGACAACACGGACGCGCGGGACAGGGTGTCGATCCAGCTTGGCCTCTCGCTTGTGTACCCGCCCTCGACGTTCGGTTGCCACGTCTCGGCGGTCCCCAACCACATCACCGACCGCAAGACGCCCCTCGAGTTCCGCGCCCACGTCGCCATGCTTGGCGGCAGCTTtggtctcgagctcgacgcaACCAAGCttagcgacgacgacgccaagcagCTGCCGGCCATCCTCGCCTTGTCAGAAAAGGTCAACCCGTACATCATCCACGGCGATATGTACCGCCTCTCGCCTTGGGAAAGCACCTCCCCGGCCGTGCTGTACGTCCTGCCCTCTGGTGACGCCGTGCTGTTCGCGTtccagctcaaggacgccCACTTCCCCGACCAGCCCGAGCCCATCAGGCTGCAGggcctcgacaaggacgccgagtaCGAGTTTGACGGCGAGGTGTACGGCGGCGATGAACTGTCGACTGCTGGCTGGAACTGGTGGAAGGAGGGCGACTACCAGAGCCGCGTGGTGTTTGTCAACAAGGTGAAGTAG